One genomic segment of Rubripirellula amarantea includes these proteins:
- a CDS encoding NAD(+) synthase translates to MNDRPFFRVTAAAPELSIGAPSRNAEASIAMIDQCDANLVVLPELGLTGYTCGDLFASTSLLNGATQALGTVARHSKSHDKIVIVGLPMIVSDSLMNVAAVIQGGKVHAVIPKSFLPTYREFYEGRHFRAASCVDVTHVNILGEPVPFGTDVIVAWEDAKIGVEICEDLWTPIPPSSHAAIAGANVLVNLSASNETIGKAAWRRDLVRSQSGRCIAAYVYSSAGPTESTSDLVFGGHCLIAENGSILGESRRVGDGLTPILFGPTSITCDIDLERISHDRRVIGSFDDARTQRHADFRVVQLESKQAKRASGKATAAPMRRIDAHPFVPDESQELDERCAEIFDIQTAGLCKRLSRLGKTTTLSIGVSGGLDSTLALLVAIRACDTLGKSRRDIVGITMPGFGTTDHTKSSADTLIDETKITREMIDIRALCLDTFRSLGHQPLGIKINEQTSVDSLQKQLLASHDDARDLMFENVQARIRTMLLMSRGFVLGTGDMSEQALGWSTYNADHMSMYNVNTSIPKTLVRFLVRYAADHYFDGALSEVLHRIADTPISPELLPPREDGSIRQDTEATIGAYELHDFFLFHFVRNGFSRDKILQLAAHAEFNEAYSSDVIAETLNTFIKRFFHNQFKRNCVPDGPKVGSVSLSPRGDWRMPSDADPDDFRQ, encoded by the coding sequence TTGAACGATCGGCCCTTCTTTCGCGTAACCGCTGCTGCTCCTGAACTATCCATCGGCGCGCCGAGTCGCAATGCCGAAGCGTCGATCGCGATGATCGATCAGTGCGATGCAAACTTGGTCGTCCTGCCCGAGCTCGGTTTGACCGGCTACACGTGCGGTGATTTGTTCGCATCCACGTCGCTTCTAAATGGAGCCACACAAGCGCTCGGAACGGTTGCCCGTCATAGCAAGTCGCACGACAAAATTGTGATTGTCGGTCTGCCAATGATCGTCAGCGATTCACTCATGAATGTCGCCGCCGTCATCCAGGGTGGAAAAGTCCACGCTGTGATTCCTAAGAGTTTCCTGCCGACTTATCGTGAGTTCTACGAGGGCCGCCATTTCCGAGCCGCTTCTTGTGTTGACGTTACGCACGTGAACATTTTGGGCGAACCGGTTCCGTTCGGGACCGACGTCATTGTCGCTTGGGAAGACGCGAAGATCGGAGTCGAGATTTGCGAGGACCTGTGGACACCGATTCCGCCCAGTTCACACGCGGCAATTGCGGGCGCGAATGTCTTGGTCAATTTGTCGGCCAGCAACGAAACGATCGGTAAGGCGGCTTGGCGTCGAGATCTGGTTCGCAGTCAATCGGGACGCTGCATCGCGGCCTACGTTTATTCGTCCGCCGGGCCAACGGAATCAACGTCGGACCTCGTTTTCGGTGGACACTGCCTGATTGCAGAGAACGGTTCGATATTGGGTGAGTCTCGCCGGGTGGGTGACGGGCTGACGCCGATTTTGTTCGGTCCCACCTCGATCACTTGTGATATCGACCTCGAGCGAATTTCGCATGACCGACGCGTGATTGGATCGTTCGATGACGCACGAACTCAACGCCATGCTGATTTCCGTGTCGTTCAACTCGAATCAAAACAAGCGAAGCGAGCTAGCGGGAAGGCAACTGCTGCACCAATGCGTCGAATCGACGCTCACCCGTTCGTGCCGGATGAAAGCCAAGAACTGGACGAACGTTGTGCCGAAATCTTCGACATCCAAACTGCGGGATTGTGCAAACGATTGAGTCGTTTGGGTAAGACCACCACGCTTTCCATCGGAGTATCAGGTGGACTCGACAGCACGCTGGCGTTGCTTGTCGCCATTCGCGCCTGCGACACACTAGGGAAGTCTCGCCGCGATATTGTCGGGATCACGATGCCAGGGTTTGGGACCACCGATCACACTAAGTCCAGTGCGGACACGCTGATCGACGAAACCAAGATTACTCGGGAAATGATCGACATTCGAGCGTTGTGTTTAGACACCTTTCGATCGCTTGGCCATCAACCACTTGGCATCAAAATCAACGAGCAAACGTCGGTCGATTCACTGCAAAAGCAATTGCTTGCCTCGCATGATGACGCCAGGGATTTGATGTTCGAGAATGTGCAGGCTCGGATCCGAACGATGCTGTTGATGAGCCGCGGCTTCGTGCTCGGTACCGGCGACATGAGCGAGCAGGCGCTCGGCTGGTCAACGTACAATGCCGATCATATGTCGATGTACAACGTGAACACTTCGATACCAAAAACGCTCGTGCGTTTTTTGGTTCGGTACGCGGCTGACCATTATTTTGACGGCGCTCTTTCGGAAGTCTTGCACCGGATTGCCGATACTCCGATTTCACCAGAGTTATTGCCACCGCGAGAAGATGGATCAATTCGTCAGGACACCGAAGCGACGATTGGAGCCTACGAACTACACGATTTTTTCCTGTTTCACTTTGTCAGGAACGGTTTCAGTCGTGATAAAATTTTGCAGCTTGCCGCTCATGCAGAGTTCAACGAAGCCTATTCGAGTGATGTGATTGCCGAGACGCTTAATACCTTTATCAAGCGGTTCTTTCACAACCAATTCAAACGCAACTGCGTTCCCGATGGCCCCAAAGTGGGTTCCGTGTCACTTTCGCCGCGAGGGGATTGGCGAATGCCCAGCGATGCCGACCCGGATGACTTTCGGCAATGA
- a CDS encoding DUF2461 domain-containing protein has translation MTSPIISPRLFKFLRELKKNNDRDWFAENKARYESDVREPAVELVRRLEKPLSRAAPMLGVVPKGHGGSVMRIYRDTRFSKDKTPYKTNVGISIRHQADGNIHAPGIYLHLASDECFIATGCWRPERTTLAAIRAAIAEDPKAWKRARDNKSFRAVYSFAGESLKTSPRDYDKDHPMIDDLKRIDFIAVAPLQRQQITSDEVVDLVIDHVKKAKPLMRFLCDAIDVPY, from the coding sequence ATGACCTCTCCCATCATTTCCCCTCGCCTATTCAAGTTCCTGCGAGAGTTAAAGAAGAACAACGACCGTGATTGGTTCGCCGAAAACAAAGCACGCTACGAAAGCGACGTTCGTGAACCCGCCGTCGAACTGGTCCGGCGGCTAGAAAAACCGCTCTCGCGAGCCGCCCCGATGCTGGGAGTCGTCCCCAAGGGACATGGCGGAAGCGTGATGCGAATCTATCGTGACACTCGTTTTTCAAAGGACAAAACGCCTTACAAGACAAACGTCGGCATCTCCATTCGGCATCAAGCCGACGGGAATATCCACGCACCGGGCATTTACCTCCACCTTGCCAGCGATGAATGTTTCATTGCAACAGGTTGCTGGCGTCCAGAACGCACCACACTGGCCGCCATCCGAGCAGCAATTGCCGAAGACCCCAAAGCCTGGAAAAGAGCGCGAGATAACAAATCCTTCCGAGCGGTGTATTCGTTTGCCGGCGAAAGTTTAAAGACGTCGCCGCGAGACTACGACAAGGACCATCCGATGATCGATGACTTGAAACGAATCGACTTCATCGCAGTAGCTCCACTCCAACGGCAACAAATCACCAGCGACGAAGTTGTTGACTTGGTGATTGACCACGTCAAGAAGGCCAAACCTCTCATGCGATTCTTGTGCGATGCCATCGACGTCCCGTACTAA
- a CDS encoding CPBP family intramembrane glutamic endopeptidase, whose protein sequence is MTNPSPYAPANEALDSSPISNENGQAKPRIWPLFVIALIELVAMIGVQIVMAVVVLLQKMSTGQNLQEAANNLPAEFMRPSIFILMIVLSQVISGLLIWFFAVLSARRANCSLSERLGLGWPAISGYSFGLFMIGSVPVLLVSVAVVILIEKVWPGDQSVLELYRNLTTPWAVVFIIVIGVLPGFFEELSFRGFMQRRLLQRFRPAVAIGITSVVFGLFHVSPHGIALATIVGVWLGVIAWRTNSIWPGVFCHAFINSGWNVYQVGKFHWGFPEIPSTMFCIIGGTLTLAAFALSLKKLYSLRLHTTATPGTMGMTEQTLSSAGPA, encoded by the coding sequence ATGACAAACCCATCGCCGTATGCTCCCGCGAATGAGGCTTTGGACTCATCGCCGATATCGAACGAGAATGGCCAAGCGAAGCCGAGGATATGGCCACTCTTTGTAATCGCCCTGATTGAACTAGTGGCGATGATCGGAGTTCAGATCGTGATGGCGGTCGTGGTGTTGTTGCAAAAGATGTCCACCGGTCAAAATTTGCAGGAAGCGGCGAACAATTTGCCGGCTGAGTTCATGCGACCGTCTATCTTTATTCTGATGATTGTGCTGTCGCAAGTCATTAGCGGGCTATTGATTTGGTTCTTTGCGGTGCTAAGTGCGCGTCGGGCGAATTGTTCACTCAGCGAGCGGTTGGGGCTTGGTTGGCCCGCCATTTCAGGATACTCGTTCGGTCTATTCATGATCGGGTCAGTCCCGGTCTTATTAGTTTCCGTCGCCGTTGTGATATTGATTGAAAAGGTTTGGCCAGGCGATCAATCCGTGTTGGAACTCTACAGGAATCTCACCACTCCCTGGGCGGTTGTTTTCATCATCGTGATCGGGGTGCTTCCAGGCTTCTTTGAAGAGTTATCGTTCCGTGGATTCATGCAGCGTCGATTGTTGCAGCGGTTTCGTCCCGCGGTCGCAATCGGGATCACGTCCGTGGTGTTTGGACTCTTCCACGTTTCACCGCATGGAATCGCATTGGCGACAATCGTCGGTGTTTGGCTGGGCGTGATCGCATGGCGAACCAACTCAATTTGGCCCGGTGTGTTTTGCCATGCGTTCATCAATAGCGGCTGGAATGTTTATCAGGTCGGGAAATTTCATTGGGGTTTTCCCGAAATACCATCAACGATGTTTTGCATCATTGGCGGGACTCTGACGTTGGCGGCGTTTGCGTTGTCCTTGAAAAAACTTTATTCGCTACGTTTGCACACCACTGCAACGCCCGGCACGATGGGAATGACCGAGCAAACGTTGAGTTCGGCGGGTCCAGCCTGA
- a CDS encoding ABC transporter permease, which translates to MSLLSSAWIIAKKDLRVYFRDRMSLLLGFLLPIVLVTTFGFIMGQAGGGNGQMPKVALWVSDRDQTETSEAFIDALRGSEMLRILPSTDATESDHATIERKVADGDTSHVLVIEQGFATVIERSEEGALRLIRDPGRTMEDRLINLGIMQAMYSVQGGEYWSTMMGKQFANAGMPEIDLQQFNQTASELSSVIERWASTTDQDIFASEDAGSFGFFGTSTAVANEDVVPPDRPKQVTYRLAQSVSGVSVMMLMFGLASCGVTLLIERDRGTMARLLASPVSRNSILLGKVLFTLIVGMIQMIILLLYGELLFGIGVFRDPVTLVMISLVWTVAATSFGMLIAAFSRTPKQADSMTPLVTLTFAALGGCWFPLQMIELPRAVEWMCKSTPTYWAMSAFQGYFWDGLGLGSSKVLFAVAVQLGFAIVMMVIASRLFQRNFVRG; encoded by the coding sequence ATGTCGCTACTCTCTTCAGCTTGGATCATTGCCAAGAAAGACTTGCGAGTCTATTTCCGCGATCGCATGTCGCTACTTCTGGGGTTTCTATTGCCCATCGTGCTTGTCACCACATTTGGTTTCATCATGGGACAAGCCGGGGGCGGCAATGGACAGATGCCCAAGGTTGCTCTTTGGGTTTCTGATCGCGATCAGACCGAAACAAGCGAAGCGTTTATTGACGCGCTACGCGGTTCAGAAATGCTGCGGATACTCCCTTCGACGGACGCGACCGAATCGGATCACGCGACGATTGAGCGTAAAGTTGCCGATGGAGACACGAGTCATGTGTTGGTGATCGAACAAGGATTTGCCACGGTGATCGAGCGATCCGAAGAAGGAGCTCTCCGCCTGATTCGTGATCCGGGACGGACGATGGAAGATCGTTTGATCAACTTGGGGATCATGCAAGCGATGTATAGCGTTCAAGGTGGTGAGTACTGGTCCACCATGATGGGAAAGCAATTTGCTAATGCTGGAATGCCGGAGATTGATCTTCAACAGTTCAACCAAACCGCTTCGGAATTGTCATCCGTGATCGAGCGATGGGCGTCGACCACGGACCAAGACATATTTGCCTCCGAAGACGCCGGATCCTTTGGTTTCTTTGGCACTTCAACCGCCGTGGCGAACGAGGATGTTGTTCCACCGGATCGTCCCAAGCAAGTAACTTACCGGCTCGCGCAAAGCGTATCGGGAGTGTCCGTGATGATGTTGATGTTTGGATTGGCAAGTTGTGGCGTGACGTTGCTAATCGAACGCGATCGAGGGACGATGGCACGATTGTTGGCTTCGCCCGTGTCTCGCAATAGCATCTTGCTAGGCAAAGTTCTGTTCACGTTGATCGTGGGAATGATCCAAATGATCATTCTGTTGCTTTACGGGGAGTTGTTGTTTGGGATCGGAGTGTTCCGCGATCCGGTAACCCTGGTCATGATTTCGTTGGTTTGGACTGTTGCAGCCACAAGTTTCGGAATGCTTATCGCCGCGTTTTCACGAACTCCCAAACAAGCCGATTCGATGACTCCGTTGGTTACTTTGACTTTTGCTGCGCTTGGCGGATGCTGGTTTCCGCTGCAGATGATCGAATTGCCAAGGGCAGTTGAATGGATGTGCAAGAGCACACCGACGTATTGGGCGATGTCGGCATTTCAGGGCTACTTTTGGGATGGACTCGGATTGGGGAGTTCTAAGGTCCTTTTCGCGGTTGCGGTGCAACTGGGTTTTGCGATCGTGATGATGGTCATCGCCAGTCGATTGTTTCAACGCAACTTCGTTCGGGGCTAA
- a CDS encoding hydroxypyruvate isomerase family protein, with protein sequence MQRRELIKASFATAALSVSSGVFSKATRAADATTPKFKLGYAPHPGMFKVSAGADVLDQIRFAADQGFTAFEYNGLPAETPETQEKIGKLLDELKMQMGVFVAYGSFDRPTFARPSDDTTEEILKAMNDAVTVAKRVNAKWCTVVPGSVDQQHSEGEWNRYGGPRLAQGYQTANVIDMLRRCTEILEPHDLVMVLEPLNWYANHGGTFLQRSDQAYAICRAVNSPSCKILFDIYHQQITEGNLIPNIDACWSEIAYFQSGDNPGRKEPYTGEINYREVFKHIHQKGFEGVIGMEHGNSERGEEGEQKVIDAYRKADNF encoded by the coding sequence ATGCAACGACGCGAACTCATAAAAGCCTCATTCGCAACGGCCGCTCTTTCGGTTTCCTCAGGCGTATTTTCAAAGGCCACTCGGGCTGCTGATGCGACAACTCCCAAATTCAAACTTGGCTACGCCCCGCACCCGGGAATGTTCAAAGTTTCAGCGGGGGCCGATGTGCTTGACCAAATTCGTTTCGCCGCCGACCAAGGGTTCACCGCTTTTGAATACAACGGGTTGCCCGCAGAAACGCCTGAGACGCAAGAAAAGATTGGCAAGTTGCTCGATGAATTGAAGATGCAAATGGGAGTCTTCGTTGCGTATGGCAGTTTTGATCGCCCAACATTCGCGCGGCCTAGTGACGATACGACCGAGGAAATCCTGAAGGCGATGAACGACGCTGTTACGGTTGCCAAGCGGGTCAATGCGAAGTGGTGCACGGTCGTGCCGGGAAGTGTGGACCAGCAACACAGCGAAGGTGAATGGAATCGCTATGGCGGACCACGACTTGCCCAAGGGTACCAAACTGCCAACGTGATCGACATGCTCAGACGTTGTACTGAGATTCTCGAACCGCACGATTTGGTCATGGTGTTAGAACCTTTGAATTGGTACGCCAACCACGGTGGCACATTCCTTCAACGAAGCGATCAGGCTTACGCGATATGCCGGGCGGTAAATAGTCCGTCCTGCAAAATCTTGTTCGATATCTATCACCAGCAAATTACCGAAGGCAACCTAATCCCCAACATTGATGCTTGTTGGTCCGAGATTGCCTATTTCCAGTCGGGCGACAATCCGGGACGTAAGGAACCGTACACTGGCGAGATCAACTACCGCGAAGTCTTCAAGCACATTCACCAAAAGGGATTTGAGGGTGTGATTGGGATGGAACACGGCAATAGCGAACGCGGCGAAGAAGGGGAACAGAAAGTGATTGATGCATACCGTAAGGCGGACAACTTTTGA
- a CDS encoding ABC transporter ATP-binding protein has product MSEPASLDREQSSVVLQITGLSYRYGDHVAVNSLDLKIETGSFFGFLGPNGAGKTTTIECIAGLKGDWAGEMLMFDQPYAPATNVDDRRRIGLVPQDIALYDDLTAKENLFFFGQLAGLGKVKLRDRVNHALALAGLEERANDRAGQFSGGMKRRLNLAIGQLHEPELLLLDEPTAGVDPQSRSHLFEALKSLNRAGTTIMYTTHYMEEVEKLCDRIAIMNAGNAVAVGTAAELSGLIGDPNANLETVFLELTGHTLRD; this is encoded by the coding sequence TTGTCTGAACCAGCTTCCCTCGACCGCGAACAATCATCCGTGGTGCTACAGATCACGGGGCTGTCCTATCGCTACGGTGATCATGTGGCGGTGAACTCGCTGGACCTCAAGATTGAAACCGGATCGTTTTTCGGATTCTTGGGGCCCAATGGTGCTGGGAAAACTACCACCATTGAATGTATCGCTGGACTCAAAGGCGACTGGGCCGGCGAGATGTTGATGTTTGATCAGCCATATGCCCCCGCGACCAACGTGGACGATCGCAGACGAATCGGGCTCGTTCCTCAGGACATTGCTTTGTACGACGATTTAACGGCAAAGGAGAATTTGTTTTTCTTTGGTCAGTTGGCAGGACTGGGGAAAGTGAAGCTCAGAGACCGAGTCAATCATGCGCTCGCACTGGCTGGACTGGAAGAACGGGCGAATGATCGTGCTGGCCAGTTCAGCGGAGGGATGAAGCGGCGTCTGAACTTGGCAATTGGACAATTGCACGAACCAGAGTTGTTGTTACTCGATGAGCCAACTGCGGGAGTCGATCCGCAAAGCCGATCGCACTTATTCGAAGCACTCAAGTCTCTCAATCGGGCCGGAACCACAATCATGTACACCACTCACTACATGGAAGAGGTCGAAAAGTTGTGTGACAGAATCGCGATCATGAATGCCGGTAACGCTGTGGCAGTGGGGACTGCCGCTGAACTTTCAGGCCTGATTGGGGACCCCAACGCAAACTTGGAAACGGTCTTTCTTGAACTGACCGGACATACGCTGCGTGACTGA
- a CDS encoding sulfatase-like hydrolase/transferase → MPSTSRTNLASVQDRKLAAAKERANNDWARPILLAGLIANAMTMTIAWDPFSNRGFEPFSMFVIASIFVQSCLLTLPGLLLTYRYRALGWFAMAIPLLIVMIDAAVYRTIGTHVISDRGLAAVSTMPQWISHAGWPAWRTLISIAVGFTATYAACIALTNILVERFTWKIAYGIVAFVGGATLITLFSAFHTRVDIGRSPFQHPLSIAGIWRPVPITFSDTHAADIGVTTGTELEMVSAERAQRERAIRLIQTQPIEAARKPDVVIVVVESFRHELVDAQTMPHLHDAANRGLWCRNHYSSGNATSHGMFSLVSGMDATWFSSKLRYRPPMFEIFRDAGYHLGFFAGHDDWQRFYMDSFISEDHFDVFEFQRQDGLASDRWATAETLRFLDRQIGPESSPQTNDSSQVEDMTDSENFHPAPRLAILYLYATHSPYRSYAEDQIFDPSAEEDFPIPYGAEDQLLVWNRYRNSAHTVDRWLKLFFEDDSDRIVVVLGDHGEAFLEDGTIGHGTRISRQQNMTPAILFGQGIPVSAIEAPTMHADILPTLVDLIGLDVSGIEAIDGVSLLDNEAVHNEDRSFVTRDYLTSDTAAISVSEVPTK, encoded by the coding sequence ATGCCATCGACGTCCCGTACTAATCTGGCAAGCGTGCAAGACCGCAAACTTGCTGCGGCCAAAGAACGAGCCAACAACGATTGGGCACGACCTATCCTATTGGCGGGACTTATCGCCAACGCGATGACCATGACCATCGCTTGGGATCCGTTTTCCAATCGTGGCTTCGAACCGTTTTCCATGTTCGTAATCGCGTCGATCTTCGTGCAATCCTGTTTACTGACGCTGCCGGGCTTACTACTGACGTATCGTTACCGAGCGCTCGGCTGGTTCGCTATGGCGATTCCCTTGTTGATCGTGATGATCGACGCGGCGGTCTATCGGACGATCGGCACTCACGTGATAAGTGACCGAGGCTTGGCAGCTGTATCGACCATGCCGCAGTGGATCTCTCACGCAGGTTGGCCCGCTTGGCGTACGTTGATTTCCATCGCTGTTGGTTTCACTGCGACCTACGCTGCTTGCATCGCATTGACAAACATTTTGGTCGAACGATTCACCTGGAAGATCGCTTATGGCATCGTTGCATTCGTTGGCGGAGCCACATTGATCACTCTGTTCTCGGCGTTTCATACGCGAGTCGACATCGGCCGCAGTCCGTTCCAGCATCCCCTGAGCATTGCTGGGATTTGGCGTCCGGTTCCGATCACGTTTTCGGACACTCACGCCGCGGACATCGGGGTCACCACAGGAACCGAACTGGAAATGGTGTCGGCCGAACGGGCGCAGCGCGAGCGAGCCATTCGTTTGATCCAAACCCAACCCATCGAAGCAGCTCGTAAACCAGACGTCGTGATTGTTGTCGTGGAGTCGTTTCGGCATGAATTGGTTGACGCCCAAACGATGCCGCACCTCCATGACGCGGCAAACCGAGGGTTATGGTGTCGCAACCATTACTCCAGCGGCAATGCGACCAGCCATGGAATGTTCTCACTCGTTTCAGGGATGGACGCAACTTGGTTTTCGTCCAAGCTCCGCTATCGCCCACCCATGTTCGAGATTTTTCGTGATGCAGGTTACCACCTAGGCTTTTTCGCCGGCCACGATGATTGGCAGCGATTCTATATGGACAGTTTCATTAGCGAAGACCACTTTGACGTGTTTGAATTCCAACGTCAGGATGGACTGGCAAGTGACCGCTGGGCGACAGCGGAGACCTTGCGTTTCCTCGATCGGCAAATCGGTCCCGAATCATCCCCTCAAACCAACGATTCGTCGCAGGTCGAAGACATGACTGATTCGGAAAACTTCCACCCCGCGCCGCGGCTTGCGATTCTGTATCTCTACGCGACTCATTCTCCCTACCGAAGCTATGCCGAAGATCAAATCTTTGATCCATCGGCCGAAGAGGATTTTCCGATTCCCTATGGAGCCGAGGACCAACTGCTTGTCTGGAATCGGTATCGCAATTCGGCGCACACCGTCGATCGCTGGCTGAAGCTATTCTTCGAAGACGACTCCGATCGTATTGTTGTTGTCCTGGGTGATCACGGCGAAGCTTTCTTGGAAGATGGCACGATAGGGCATGGCACTCGAATATCTCGTCAGCAGAACATGACACCCGCCATTCTTTTCGGCCAAGGCATCCCGGTATCTGCTATCGAAGCACCGACGATGCACGCAGACATACTTCCTACGCTGGTTGATTTGATAGGCTTAGATGTTTCAGGGATCGAAGCGATAGACGGTGTCAGTCTGTTGGACAACGAAGCGGTTCACAACGAAGACCGCTCGTTTGTCACTCGCGATTACCTCACCAGTGATACCGCGGCGATTTCGGTCAGTGAGGTTCCAACGAAATGA